A part of Corynebacterium mustelae genomic DNA contains:
- a CDS encoding DUF1707 SHOCT-like domain-containing protein produces the protein MSDSNAPRTRASSFQRTTVSNALRFAFDDGQLDFAEYTTRNEKALQATYRDELPTLTADLDLGPGLPKVSDARYLESVSQRFQLPIMPDQMHTIHSGTLEPRANSQPATPTPPSQSMATHVTNIVGNLLAPQGASKTGKTLSIFAENSRSGSWVCAREHTVVSAFGESVIDLTTAQFESPVTNLTALSLLGEITIIVPDTFQIKQDVVAILGEAKIKDSGKVRPMSTIQDPDAPTLVISGLAALGTVKIKRVPSRRN, from the coding sequence ATGAGCGATAGTAATGCACCGCGTACCCGCGCCAGCAGTTTCCAACGTACAACCGTCTCAAACGCGCTTCGGTTCGCATTCGATGACGGGCAGCTGGATTTCGCGGAATACACTACCCGCAATGAAAAAGCTCTTCAGGCCACCTATCGGGATGAATTACCCACTCTTACCGCCGATCTTGATCTAGGCCCGGGTTTGCCTAAAGTCTCCGATGCTCGGTACCTAGAGTCTGTGTCACAGCGGTTCCAATTGCCGATTATGCCGGATCAAATGCATACCATTCACTCCGGAACCCTAGAACCGCGAGCTAACAGTCAGCCTGCTACCCCTACCCCACCTTCACAATCTATGGCCACCCATGTGACCAATATCGTCGGTAATTTACTAGCGCCGCAAGGCGCTAGTAAAACCGGTAAAACTCTATCTATTTTCGCCGAAAATTCCCGTAGCGGGTCCTGGGTCTGTGCCAGAGAGCACACCGTGGTCTCAGCATTTGGGGAAAGTGTTATTGATTTAACCACCGCTCAATTTGAATCTCCGGTCACCAATTTAACGGCCCTGTCTCTTCTAGGTGAGATCACCATCATCGTGCCGGATACATTCCAGATAAAACAAGATGTTGTCGCCATCCTTGGTGAAGCCAAGATCAAAGACTCCGGCAAAGTCCGACCGATGTCGACCATCCAGGACCCCGATGCCCCCACCTTGGTTATTTCCGGCCTCGCAGCGCTAGGCACAGTCAAAATCAAACGAGTACCTAGCCGCCGCAACTAA
- a CDS encoding ABC transporter ATP-binding protein produces MASVTYEAATLVYPGAKAPTVNKFDLEIADGEFLVLVGPSGCGKSTTLRMLAGLEDVTSGRILIGDKDVTTAPPKERDIAMVFQNYALYPHMTVRENMGFALKIAGVGAEETNKRVEAAALTLDLVPYLDRKPKALSGGQRQRVAMGRAIVRKPQVFLMDEPLSNLDAKLRVQTRTQIASLQRELGVTTLYVTHDQTEALTMGDRIAVLNEGYLQQVGAPRELYDEPTNVFVAGFIGSPAMNIFTFDLGADGVATLGDARIPVADVTRNAVTSADGGKIIIGFRPESLELVEAGENTIPMKLDFVEELGSDSYLYGHITGVSGERQQIVVRALPNIAPEPGTVVHVRITEGGQHNFSAATTNRLPG; encoded by the coding sequence ATGGCATCTGTAACCTACGAGGCCGCCACCTTGGTCTATCCCGGGGCGAAAGCGCCAACTGTTAATAAGTTCGATCTTGAGATTGCCGACGGCGAATTTTTGGTTCTGGTTGGGCCTTCCGGTTGCGGTAAGTCCACTACCTTGCGCATGTTGGCGGGTCTGGAGGATGTGACATCTGGCCGCATCCTGATTGGTGATAAGGATGTCACAACTGCGCCGCCAAAGGAACGCGACATTGCCATGGTATTCCAGAACTATGCGCTGTATCCCCACATGACTGTTCGGGAAAATATGGGCTTTGCGCTTAAGATCGCTGGTGTTGGCGCGGAAGAAACTAACAAACGAGTCGAAGCGGCGGCCTTAACTTTGGATCTCGTTCCTTATCTGGATCGCAAGCCTAAGGCGTTATCTGGTGGTCAGCGTCAGCGCGTTGCTATGGGGCGCGCGATCGTGCGTAAGCCGCAAGTCTTCCTGATGGATGAGCCGCTGTCGAATCTGGATGCCAAGCTCAGGGTGCAAACCCGTACGCAGATCGCTTCTTTGCAGCGTGAGCTTGGGGTGACAACGCTGTACGTTACCCACGACCAGACCGAAGCGTTGACCATGGGTGATCGGATCGCTGTGCTCAATGAAGGCTACCTGCAGCAGGTTGGCGCCCCGCGGGAGCTTTACGACGAGCCGACCAACGTGTTTGTTGCCGGATTCATCGGTTCGCCAGCTATGAATATTTTCACCTTTGATCTAGGTGCTGATGGGGTAGCGACACTGGGGGATGCTCGGATCCCGGTCGCGGATGTGACCCGTAATGCGGTCACTTCTGCGGATGGCGGCAAGATTATTATCGGTTTCCGGCCTGAGTCTTTGGAATTGGTCGAAGCAGGTGAGAACACTATTCCAATGAAGCTTGATTTCGTTGAAGAATTGGGTTCAGATTCTTACCTGTATGGTCACATCACCGGGGTCAGTGGTGAACGTCAGCAGATTGTGGTTCGGGCGCTGCCTAATATCGCTCCGGAACCTGGCACTGTAGTTCACGTTCGCATTACCGAGGGTGGTCAGCATAATTTCTCTGCAGCTACAACCAATAGGTTGCCTGGCTAG
- the pulA gene encoding type I pullulanase, with the protein MQTYSHVDLHSAEFNERFFFDGELGAIHDETGTTFRLWAPTAQSVELILHTGPAIGSYLMTRGDRGQWELFISGDSELVEYTYQLTFPDGKRVESVDPYARSVTANGERGVVINVDKLLGQTHRLPSFEHASDAIIYEAHVRDLTISPENGITHKGKFLGLAESGTRTSHGNPSGLDYLSGLGITHVQLLPVFDFGSVDEVGDLSFDSQYNWGYDPVHYNVPEGSYATDPINPVSRVVEFKQMVDALHSKGLRVIMDVVYNHVYETENSPLQRTVPGYYFRMDADGNFHNATGCGNETASEQLMMRKYIVDSVVYWAKTFGLDGFRFDLMGIHDVETMNAVRAALDDIDPGIIVIGEGWAMGNHPEGILGAHQGNGHLMPRVGMFNDFYRDIIKGSNFTASDPGFVSGCAGAMDCAQSSAGALFDALLGAPANRGYLEAAQSVIYNEAHDNWTMFDKLRGTRTLVWASDDDIAKRHTLATSLQYVGRGILFLHAGQEFLRTKYGDENSYRSPDSINCFDYDRAATYANETKFVRDLNRFRRKYQWMRESDYEQIKSSSHLVHAEGLHLSFRVTDGFGKNRDAIVLVNANCNHWSHPVTAGKYRVHINDGSVSDEPVDISLSHEFVVPPLRLVVLEQISA; encoded by the coding sequence ATGCAAACCTATAGTCATGTGGATTTGCATTCCGCTGAGTTTAACGAGCGGTTTTTCTTTGATGGCGAACTCGGTGCCATCCACGATGAAACGGGCACCACCTTCCGGTTGTGGGCGCCTACCGCGCAATCCGTGGAACTGATTCTGCACACCGGTCCTGCCATCGGTTCGTACCTCATGACCCGCGGCGATCGAGGGCAGTGGGAATTGTTCATTTCTGGTGACTCGGAACTCGTGGAATATACCTACCAATTGACTTTCCCGGACGGAAAACGAGTGGAATCTGTCGATCCCTACGCCCGGTCAGTGACCGCGAACGGTGAGCGCGGCGTGGTTATCAACGTCGACAAGCTTTTGGGGCAGACGCACCGGTTACCGAGTTTTGAGCACGCCTCCGACGCGATCATCTATGAGGCACATGTGAGGGATTTGACGATCTCACCGGAAAACGGAATCACCCATAAAGGAAAATTTTTGGGGCTTGCTGAATCCGGCACCCGCACCAGCCACGGCAACCCCTCGGGCTTAGACTACTTGTCCGGTTTAGGTATCACACACGTTCAATTGTTGCCCGTATTCGACTTCGGTTCCGTCGATGAAGTAGGAGATCTCTCTTTCGATTCCCAGTACAACTGGGGGTACGATCCGGTGCACTACAACGTGCCAGAAGGTTCTTACGCCACCGATCCGATAAACCCGGTATCACGTGTGGTGGAATTCAAGCAGATGGTCGATGCTCTGCATTCTAAAGGACTGCGAGTAATCATGGATGTGGTGTATAACCACGTGTACGAGACCGAAAACTCACCGCTGCAACGAACCGTGCCAGGCTACTACTTCCGCATGGATGCGGACGGAAATTTCCATAACGCCACCGGCTGTGGGAACGAGACCGCCTCCGAGCAGCTCATGATGCGTAAATACATCGTCGATTCAGTGGTGTACTGGGCCAAAACTTTCGGCCTTGATGGTTTCCGTTTCGACCTCATGGGAATCCACGATGTAGAAACGATGAATGCGGTTCGCGCTGCGTTGGATGACATCGATCCAGGCATCATCGTCATCGGCGAGGGCTGGGCTATGGGCAACCATCCAGAAGGTATCCTCGGTGCACACCAAGGTAATGGCCACCTCATGCCTCGAGTTGGCATGTTTAACGATTTCTACCGCGACATTATCAAGGGTTCCAATTTCACTGCCTCGGACCCAGGTTTTGTCTCTGGTTGCGCTGGTGCCATGGATTGCGCGCAGTCGAGCGCCGGTGCACTTTTCGACGCCCTGCTTGGTGCTCCGGCCAACCGTGGTTATCTGGAAGCAGCACAGTCCGTTATCTATAACGAAGCGCACGATAACTGGACCATGTTTGACAAGCTTCGGGGCACCCGCACTCTGGTATGGGCAAGCGACGATGATATTGCAAAGCGCCATACGTTGGCTACCAGCTTGCAATATGTGGGCCGGGGTATTTTATTCCTGCATGCTGGTCAGGAATTCCTCCGTACCAAATATGGCGATGAGAATTCCTACCGTAGCCCAGACTCCATCAATTGTTTTGATTATGATCGGGCTGCCACGTATGCGAATGAAACGAAATTCGTGCGTGATCTCAACCGGTTCCGGCGAAAGTATCAGTGGATGCGTGAGTCGGACTACGAACAAATCAAATCGTCCTCGCATTTGGTTCATGCCGAAGGTTTACATCTAAGCTTCCGGGTAACCGACGGCTTTGGTAAAAACCGTGATGCGATCGTTTTGGTCAATGCCAATTGCAATCATTGGTCTCACCCGGTAACCGCCGGTAAATACCGGGTCCATATTAATGATGGTTCGGTATCCGACGAACCCGTGGATATTTCATTAAGCCACGAATTCGTCGTTCCGCCGCTCCGCCTGGTGGTACTGGAGCAAATCTCCGCCTAA
- a CDS encoding alpha-amylase family glycosyl hydrolase produces the protein MTIFPSPQFQRPDWLESAVFYEIYPQSFYDTNGDGIGDLPGITAKLDYLSQLGVTALWLNPIFDSPFKDAGYDVRDYYTIAQRYGSHSDFKELLVQAHMRDIRVLLDLVPGHTSEQHPWFQHSAQVEPNEYSDRYIWTSHAFDNGAGLPFIGGEYDRNGTYILNFFKSQPALNYGFNNKDRPWQQDISDTGPMENRKAMVEVMRYWLSLGCDGFRVDMADSLVKFDGDDKPCTITVWQDIFAQVRSEFPDAAFVSEWGKPWQALDAGFDMDFYLDWPKNGYNLLLRDTDDHFGGTDSSYFAADSDTPADAFFSCYLPQESAARERSGFFSLISGNHDTPRVAPRLTEAERKLFFLFLLTMPGVPFIYYGDEIGMRYLDVPTTEGGYARTGSRSPMQWDSQAENFGFSTAEADKLYISVDPDPDAPSVDKQIGVSESMLETVRSFIALRRKHIALQASAGFERLNTANPRCMAYRRLAGTEEITVIINPGSTQVTESASQGWPLVTLGGATITDMVVTLPPTSAVVISHNHSV, from the coding sequence ATGACCATATTCCCATCACCGCAATTCCAACGCCCAGACTGGTTGGAATCGGCGGTTTTCTACGAGATCTATCCGCAAAGTTTTTATGACACCAATGGCGATGGCATCGGTGATCTACCTGGAATCACCGCGAAGCTGGATTATCTGAGTCAGCTGGGCGTCACCGCGCTGTGGTTAAACCCCATTTTCGATTCCCCGTTCAAAGACGCAGGCTACGACGTTCGTGACTACTACACCATTGCGCAGCGATATGGCAGCCATTCAGATTTCAAAGAACTGCTGGTTCAAGCACACATGCGGGATATTCGCGTTTTGTTGGATTTAGTGCCAGGCCACACCAGTGAACAACACCCGTGGTTCCAGCACAGCGCCCAGGTCGAACCCAATGAGTATTCCGACCGCTACATATGGACTTCGCATGCTTTTGATAATGGGGCAGGTCTACCGTTTATCGGCGGCGAATACGACCGCAACGGCACCTATATTTTGAATTTCTTTAAATCCCAGCCTGCGCTCAACTATGGGTTTAATAACAAAGATCGCCCATGGCAGCAGGACATTTCCGACACCGGGCCCATGGAAAACCGAAAAGCCATGGTTGAGGTAATGCGCTATTGGCTTTCTCTAGGTTGTGATGGGTTTCGGGTAGACATGGCCGATTCCTTGGTCAAGTTCGATGGTGACGATAAGCCTTGTACGATTACCGTTTGGCAAGATATTTTTGCCCAGGTGCGGTCAGAGTTTCCGGACGCCGCTTTTGTTTCTGAATGGGGCAAACCATGGCAGGCGTTAGACGCAGGCTTCGACATGGATTTCTATCTCGACTGGCCCAAGAACGGCTATAACCTGTTATTACGCGATACCGATGACCATTTCGGCGGTACCGATTCTAGCTATTTCGCAGCAGATTCCGACACACCGGCTGATGCGTTTTTCTCCTGCTACCTGCCGCAGGAATCCGCAGCCCGCGAGCGTAGCGGATTCTTCTCCCTCATTTCCGGGAACCACGACACCCCACGAGTTGCTCCCCGCTTGACGGAAGCAGAACGTAAGCTGTTTTTCTTGTTCTTACTCACTATGCCAGGGGTACCGTTTATTTATTATGGTGATGAGATTGGGATGCGCTACTTGGATGTTCCCACCACCGAAGGCGGCTACGCACGCACCGGATCGCGCAGCCCCATGCAGTGGGACAGTCAGGCGGAAAATTTCGGTTTCTCAACCGCTGAAGCCGATAAATTGTATATCTCGGTTGATCCAGACCCGGATGCGCCGAGCGTCGACAAGCAAATCGGTGTTTCAGAAAGCATGCTGGAAACCGTGCGTTCCTTTATCGCGTTGCGGCGCAAGCATATCGCGTTGCAGGCATCAGCTGGTTTTGAGAGGTTAAATACGGCTAATCCCAGGTGCATGGCGTATCGACGGCTGGCGGGGACGGAAGAGATTACCGTTATCATCAACCCTGGTAGCACCCAGGTAACCGAATCCGCATCACAGGGGTGGCCGCTTGTAACGCTAGGCGGCGCAACGATTACGGATATGGTTGTGACGTTGCCACCAACATCGGCGGTTGTTATAAGCCACAACCATTCTGTTTAG
- a CDS encoding carbohydrate ABC transporter permease: MGLARMNGDLYTKLSLFIFGLGNIVRKQYVKGLLFLAIEILSIAWFISIGFSKIAALPELGGNGEQTREKVNGFWVYTQSDPSVVVLLHGVAAIALVIAFIWFATVAFRSAYKAQVQVNNTGRARTFVEDIKALTDSDAHILLMSLPTMGILMFTVLPLIFMISMAFTSYDSKNTLYFKWVGLENFGKVFSNEGGTVNLQLFLSVLTWTLVWAFFATFLNYFMGMFLAMLINRKTTWGKGVWRAIFSLSIAVPQFASLLVLRSMLQPQGAINRLLMEIGLTETPLPFFTDATWARVTVIVINLWIGIPYTVMQVTGILQNIPGELYEAARLDGASWWQTYRYVTMPYMLFVMTPYLITTFTANVNNFNVIYMLSGGAPTPVGASAGKTDLLITWLYKLTVDKGDYNVGAVIGILTFIVLSVVALITYRRSGSYRNEEGFQ; this comes from the coding sequence ATGGGGCTTGCCCGAATGAACGGCGACCTCTACACCAAGCTTTCTTTGTTTATCTTTGGCCTAGGAAACATAGTCCGCAAGCAGTATGTTAAAGGTCTGCTATTCCTTGCCATCGAAATCTTAAGTATCGCGTGGTTTATCAGCATCGGTTTTTCCAAAATTGCAGCGCTTCCTGAGCTTGGCGGCAATGGTGAGCAAACCCGCGAGAAAGTAAACGGATTCTGGGTCTATACCCAATCAGATCCCTCAGTTGTGGTTTTATTACATGGTGTAGCCGCTATTGCCCTTGTAATAGCTTTCATCTGGTTCGCCACTGTCGCCTTCCGAAGTGCCTACAAAGCGCAGGTGCAGGTTAACAATACTGGGCGAGCACGCACCTTTGTGGAGGACATCAAAGCGCTCACTGATTCCGATGCCCACATCCTCCTGATGTCGCTGCCAACGATGGGCATTCTCATGTTCACCGTTTTGCCATTGATCTTCATGATCTCCATGGCTTTTACTAGCTACGACTCCAAAAACACGCTCTACTTTAAATGGGTGGGGCTGGAAAACTTTGGCAAGGTATTCTCCAACGAGGGTGGCACCGTCAACCTGCAGTTGTTCTTGAGCGTTTTGACTTGGACCTTGGTCTGGGCGTTCTTTGCCACCTTCCTCAACTATTTCATGGGCATGTTCCTAGCCATGCTCATTAACCGCAAAACCACGTGGGGCAAAGGGGTATGGCGGGCAATCTTCTCGCTGTCTATCGCGGTGCCGCAATTCGCATCCCTGTTGGTGCTGCGCTCGATGCTGCAACCCCAAGGTGCAATCAACCGGTTGCTGATGGAAATCGGTCTAACGGAAACCCCGCTGCCATTTTTTACCGATGCAACCTGGGCTAGGGTCACCGTTATCGTCATTAACCTGTGGATCGGTATTCCGTACACCGTCATGCAAGTGACCGGTATTTTGCAAAATATCCCTGGCGAACTGTACGAGGCTGCTCGGTTAGATGGCGCATCATGGTGGCAGACGTACCGATACGTCACCATGCCGTACATGCTGTTTGTCATGACGCCGTATCTCATCACTACGTTTACCGCTAACGTCAATAACTTCAATGTCATCTACATGCTCTCCGGTGGTGCCCCCACCCCAGTCGGGGCCTCAGCAGGCAAAACGGATTTGCTGATTACCTGGCTGTATAAACTCACCGTGGATAAGGGCGACTATAACGTTGGTGCTGTCATCGGTATTTTGACATTCATCGTGCTTAGCGTCGTCGCTCTGATTACCTATCGCCGCTCCGGCTCGTACCGCAATGAGGAGGGATTCCAGTGA
- a CDS encoding sugar ABC transporter permease, protein MHNQRTARRIADIATHLFLGVLAIIWVMPIVWVVLESFNKSTAPYQPTFFPREYSLNNYKQLFTETSVLNFPKMFMNTLIIAIFTCLISVTFVLIVSFCLSRMRFRFRKIYMNIALILGMFPSIMAVVAIYFILKALGLTGGGLTNIALIIVYSAGSGMIFYVMKGYMDTIPMSLDEAAYLDGCTRWQVFRLIILPIAKPMIVYQAIIGFLTPWLDFVLAKAIARTQDNYTVSLGLWKMLEKEYIHDWFARFAAGAVCVSIPIVILFIFMQRYYQESMAGSVKG, encoded by the coding sequence ATGCACAATCAACGCACCGCCCGTCGGATTGCGGACATCGCTACCCACTTATTCCTCGGGGTGCTGGCGATCATCTGGGTAATGCCGATCGTGTGGGTGGTCTTGGAAAGTTTTAACAAATCCACCGCACCCTACCAGCCCACCTTCTTCCCTCGGGAATACAGCCTGAACAACTACAAACAGTTATTTACGGAAACCTCCGTTCTGAACTTCCCCAAGATGTTCATGAACACTCTCATCATTGCGATCTTCACCTGTCTTATCTCAGTGACCTTCGTTTTGATCGTGTCGTTCTGTTTATCCCGGATGCGGTTCCGCTTCCGCAAGATATACATGAACATCGCACTGATCCTGGGTATGTTCCCCAGCATCATGGCCGTTGTCGCTATCTACTTCATTCTTAAAGCACTCGGCCTCACTGGGGGCGGACTGACAAATATCGCCTTGATCATCGTGTATTCGGCTGGCTCCGGCATGATCTTCTACGTGATGAAGGGATACATGGATACCATTCCAATGTCGCTGGATGAAGCCGCTTATCTTGATGGCTGTACCCGGTGGCAAGTATTCCGGCTAATCATCCTGCCGATCGCGAAACCAATGATTGTGTACCAGGCAATCATCGGCTTCCTTACCCCTTGGCTCGACTTTGTATTGGCCAAGGCCATTGCTCGCACCCAGGATAACTACACGGTGTCATTGGGTCTGTGGAAGATGCTGGAAAAGGAATACATCCACGACTGGTTCGCTCGGTTTGCTGCTGGCGCGGTCTGTGTCTCCATTCCGATCGTCATTCTGTTCATCTTCATGCAGCGTTACTATCAAGAATCGATGGCCGGATCCGTTAAGGGATAA